One region of Drosophila kikkawai strain 14028-0561.14 chromosome 2R, DkikHiC1v2, whole genome shotgun sequence genomic DNA includes:
- the LOC108076258 gene encoding uncharacterized protein has protein sequence MSRGKLCLLVSSLLLLQIVTIEAKRINLIKVNQCLKVSLDLVSAVSRQIMPVIKDMINCVKYEVKINTERMNLMQLVLVVYQFFLYALNNRLDCLANAYMSMSAVTIPKTDELSSLKCMYLFVEEPLC, from the exons ATGTCGAGAGGGAAGTTGTGTCTGTTAGTGAGTTCTTTGCTC CTCTTACAAATTGTGACAATTGAAGCAAAAAGGATAAACCTGATCAAGGTCAACCAATGCTTGAAGGTTAGCCTGGATCTTGTAAGCGCTGTCTCTAGACAGATTATGCCAGTTATCAAGGATATGATTAACTGCGTTAAATACGAGGTCAAAATTAACACTGAACGTATGAATTTAATGCAGCTAGTCTTGGTGGTCTACCAGTTCTTCCTTTATGCCTTAAACAACCGATTGGACTGTCTGGCGAACGCCTATATGTCAATGTCTGCCGTCACGATTCCTAAGACAGATGAGCTGAGCTCCTTGAAGTGTATGTACTTGTTTGTAGAGGAGCCTTTGTGCTGA